In the Paramisgurnus dabryanus chromosome 5, PD_genome_1.1, whole genome shotgun sequence genome, one interval contains:
- the aspa gene encoding aspartoacylase, translating into MPRAQTQPLNYHYVTQHSKQEEPVVVRKLRSRETRVRAAIAMNSRNNASCLPGIKRVAIFGGTHGNEMSGITLVNMWMKNAAETERNGLVTKTFISNPKAVEKCVRYIDTDLNRAFTPANISGPDTEGLPYEVQRAREINQMFGPKGSSDAYDVIFDLHNTTSNMGSTLILESSKDLFTLQMVHYIKKAMAPHTCSVLLNEHPQLKYSTTRSVAKHPVGVEVGPQPQGVLRSNVFESMRMIIKHALDFIELFNSGVEFPTCTVEVFRVRESMDYPRDTNGNITAMVHPHLQDCDWEPLNRGDPMFLTFDGRTIPFEGASTVFPTFINEAAYYEKMQAFMTTCREILAVNAVRKA; encoded by the exons ATGCCTAGGGCTCAGACACAGCCTTTAAATTACCATTATGTAACACAGCATTCAAAACAAGAGGAACCGGTTGTAGTGAGGAAACTGCGCTCTCGTGAAACGCGCGTTCGTGCTGCCATTGCCATGAATTCTCGCAATAACGCTTCGTGTTTGCCCGGGATCAAACGGGTGGCTATTTTTGGAGGTACACATGGAAACGAAATGTCCGGCATAACGTTGGTAAATATGTGGATGAAGAATGCAGCCGAGACGGAAAGAAACGGACTGGTGACCAAGACGTTCATAAGCAATCCAAAAGCAGTGGAAAAATGCGTGAGGTACATCGACACAGATCTGAACCGCGCATTTACTCCTGCTAATATTAG TGGTCCAGATACAGAAGGCCTGCCGTATGAAGTCCAAAGGGCTCGGGAAATCAATCAAATGTTTGGTCCCAAGGGAAGCTCGGATGCGTATGATGTCATCTTTGACCTTCACAACACCACCTCAAACATGGGCTCCACCCTCATTCTGGAAAGCTCAAAAGACCTCTTCACCCTTCAGATGGTACATTATATTAAG AAGGCTATGGCTCCGCACACCTGCTCAGTGCTGTTAAATGAGCACCCACAGCTGAAATATTCAACCACACGTTCTGTTGCCAAACACCCTGTTG GTGTTGAGGTGGGCCCTCAGCCACAGGGGGTTTTGCGGAGCAATGTGTTTGAGTCCATGCGGATGATAATAAAGCATGCACTGGACTTCATTGAGCTCTTCAATAGTG GTGTCGAGTTTCCTACATGTACAGTGGAAGTCTTCAGAGTTCGGGAAAGTATGGATTACCCCAGAGACACCAATGGCAACATTACAGCTATGGTTCATCCTCATCTACAG GATTGCGACTGGGAACCTTTAAACCGGGGTGACCCTATGTTCCTAACTTTCGATGGAAGAACAATCCCCTTTGAAGGTGCTAGCACTGTGTTCCCTACGTTCATTAATGAGGCCGCCTACTACGAGAAAATGCAAGCGTTCATGACCACCTGTAGAGAAATATTAGCTGTTAATGCTGTCAGAAAAGCATAG